CGCTCAGATGGGCGCTCATGCCCCCACCTGACCGCTATGGTAGCACCCTCCACATGACCTTGAAAGTGGTGCCCCTAAAGGCCCTCCACCCTTCAGGGCAGGTCGCGCTCCAGCAGCAGGTTCACGAGCGGAACGCTGTAGCGGTCGTCGGGGAGGCGGTCGACGATGCGGAAGCCCGCGTTCAGGTAAAGCCCAAGCGACTGAGGCAGCCCCTCGACCGTCCAGAGATAGACGCGCGAGAAGCCCGCGGCACGGCAGAACTCCAGCGCGCGCCGCACGAGCTCCTTGCCAATGCCCCGGCCGTGGTACGCCTCTTCGACGATGACCCAGCGCAGGCGCGCCCCCGGCTGATCCGTCTGCGAGCCCTCGACGGCGATGGAACCGACGAGCCGGCCGTCGAGGTGGGCCGTCAACAGGAGGTCGCGGCCGGCCTGGTAGTGCGCGAGGAACTCGCGCAGCTCCTGCGCCATCATTCCCTCGAACTCGGCGCCCGAGCCCCAGGCCTTGGCGTAGTAGATGCCGTGCAGCTCGGCGATCCGGCCCAGGAGGCCCGGCCGGTAGCCCTCGACGTACTCGGTTCCCACGTACGTAGTACTCGTGTGCTCGGTTCTCATGTGCTCATCTCCCATGGGGGTCATAGGTCCTCGTAGGGGGTGCCCTCGTC
Above is a window of Cystobacter fuscus DNA encoding:
- a CDS encoding GNAT family N-acetyltransferase; translation: MRTEHTSTTYVGTEYVEGYRPGLLGRIAELHGIYYAKAWGSGAEFEGMMAQELREFLAHYQAGRDLLLTAHLDGRLVGSIAVEGSQTDQPGARLRWVIVEEAYHGRGIGKELVRRALEFCRAAGFSRVYLWTVEGLPQSLGLYLNAGFRIVDRLPDDRYSVPLVNLLLERDLP